From Corticium candelabrum chromosome 9, ooCorCand1.1, whole genome shotgun sequence:
CGTCAGGTAGGACAGTGACTGTAGCGATATGACCATTCGTCATTACCTCAAAAACCAACTGGTCGAAAGCATAGCAGTCACTGGTTGATACAGTAATTGGATCATGTTTTGCTATGTTTCGTTTTAGCACAGCAACATGACGAGCATCACCACACTTGACATGCTTGTGTATCTCTGACCACTTCATAATCGGCATTACTTTCAATACTTGGTGTTTGATTCCTTTCAGTTGATTTGGTCTCTCAATTATATGATGGCAGCAACATTGAATGTCTAAAGCAAAGGGGCATCTCCGATACAGATTGAAATCATAGTGGCCAGGAAAGTTTGAATGCAGAACAATTCTGATAACTTTGTGAGAAGTTCCGCTGATCACAACATCAAGACCAAGTGACTTATAATTAAGATACAGATCACCAGATGGAACAGTGTCTGACAGTTGATAGTAGTCATTCCTTGCTAGTAAACGAGAAGGCTTTTCCTGGTAATATGATTTCTCGGGAGTCCCAAGCTCAGTCAACACATCTTGCAGCGAGTCACCAAACAGGATATGCCGTTCAAAATTTTCTATCTTGACATTATTTTCCAAAAGTATTGATTCAAAGTTGTCAACGTCTATGTTCTCTACCTTATGCACACGTTTTGCTGTACAGCAAGTCAAACCAGCTGTTAATCCAATAACTGGACCTTTCTTTGATCGCCTAGACAAATTAATGTATCGCAAGGTGTAGAAACCTGGAGGATAGTACACACTGAAAGGAGGCGGAGCAATGGGTTTGACGTCACTTCCGTCATGGAAAATTGATATCTCTTTCAAATGCAGCGTTTCCGGATCAAAAGTGAAGCAGATGCCGGTGCAAACAACCTGACAGCGACAACGTGACCGGACAATGTTTTTACGCAGAGGAAACGTCTCCAGTTGGTCGAATATGAGCGGATCATCTGGAGAACAGATTCGAATCCTTTCATACTTTTGAATTAGAACAATTTCAGTTTTCCAGGGAGAGGACAATGTAAGCTTGAGCATCTCTTGAGTATCATGACTAAAGTAGAGCTTGAGTTGTATATCCCGCACGTTGATGACTGTTGGGTAGCGGTCGCTAGCAGGAGACACCGGATTGTACGTTAATGTATTACCTTGGCCGCAATTCCTCTGGATGAAGTCAACGGCATCTCCAATCGGCATGCCCAGAGAAAAAGAGTCGATGCGGCACGAAGGTTCCACCTGCATGTTGACACAGCAATTTGTAGTTCCGTGGAGTCCAGACCTCTGTATGGGCTGCTCTGTTGGGCACGCCTATTTTGAACTTTGTTGAACTGTACACGTATTAGCGTTGAGAATCGTATCTAGACACTTCAGATGTGtcacttgtttgtgtgttttgcattGTACTTGTGCTGGCACGATTTGCATTCTTTGCCTCACGTGACTTGCAAATTGCCTAAAAATATCAAATCGACTGCACCTAGCCATTTCCGGGTTGCAAGCGGTTTGAACACGTACATTCTGTTGTTCGTAATGACTCTCTGCAGAAGATTGTTTTCATCAATTTTGGTGTAGACACGATGCTATCTCTTCTCATTCCAGTCTTCTTTTTCGTGCTAGCGCACAGGGGCGTTTGCGTGCCAAACGCATCGCTAGTATGCAACACGTATATTCAAACTGCGGGAGAAGACTTCACAACCAACTGTTCGCACATGGGACTAACTTATCTTCCTTCTGGAACGAATCTATCTACGACCGTTCTGTAAGAAATGTTTGTGTTTCGAAGCGTCAGCCTTTGCACTGCGCAGAGATTGCGTATGCGCGCATCTATAGTCTACAGCACTATGGATTGTAGTGATTCCTGTGTGCTGTTAGTGTCCTTGGCGACAGGTAATTTACTATCTATTTATTTGGCTTCCGTTTGTTTCAGTGATCTAAGCCACAACTATCTAACTCATGTTCCTCCGGGTCTTGTGGATCTGAAGAACTTAGCTGAGCTGTATGTTTCAGTCACgtcggtttgtttgtcgtTTGTCGTTATGTAGCCTTTTTGTTCTAGTTACCTTCATGATAATTTGATTGAAGAAGTCAACACCCTGTCAGGATTGCTGGGTGGCCTTACAACTCTGTTAGTGAAAAGCTTttatgcatgtgttgtgttcCTGTATTTGCATTGCAGGTAACCTTTGTTATAGTACTCTGCATGACAATCCAGTTGATTGCAATTGTGATCTTCGATCATTTTTGGTGTCTCTTCACGAGTTGGAGACTGAAATACTACAAGATTTGTCTACTTGCTCAAAGCCTGTTGTTCTTCGAGGCAAGCAGCTGACAAACCTTTCTTTGCATGAAGTGGATTGTGGTGCCTGTAACAGTAGTCAGCTGTGTCAGAATGGAGGGACATGCACAAGTGATCAAAGTGACAGTTTCTTGTGTTCTTGTCTGCCTGCGTTCACAGGCCGCCAGTGTGAAAGTTTGATATTTGTTTTATCTACGTTTGAAGTATCTCCAACTATAACATCATCAGCCAGCACCATTACCACTTCTGTTTCTTCCTCATTAGCACCactgccaccaccaccaccaccaccaccaccatcatcagGCAGCCAATTTGAAACTCTGATCTTTGTGTCATCTACATCTGGATTATCTCCAACTGTAACATCAGCAGTTATTACCATTTCTATGTTGTCATCACCATCTCCACTGCTACTACTACAaccgccgccgccgccaccACCATTATTATCATTAAGCAGTCTGCATGAAACTCTGATATTAATGCCATCTACATCTGAATTATCTCCAACGATGACATCAGCTGCCTTTACCAACGCTAGTTTGTTATCAgtatcatcatcattaccATTACTGCTACTACCACTAGCATCATCACCATTACCATCATCAGGCAGCCAATTAGAAACTTTGATATTTGTCTCTTCTGGATCTGAGTTATCCCCAACTGTAATATCAGCATCCATTACCACGTTTATGTTGTCATCACCATCAGAATCATTAACaccactgctgctgctaccaccaccaccacctccgCCACCATCATTGTTACTGTCATTAATAAGCAGTCTGCATGAAACTCTGATATTTGTGTCCTCTCCGTCTGGATTATCTCCAACTGTGACATCAGCTGTCATTACTACCTCTATGTTGTCATCAGTATCATCACCTTTGTCATCACTGTTACTACCACTAGCATCACCTCTACCACTATCATCATCAGGCAGCCGACTGGAAACTGTGATATTTATGTCGTCTACATCTGGAATATCCCCAACTGTGACATCAGCAGCCATTACCATTTCTGTGTCATTATTATCATCACCATCAACACCAGTGCTGCTGCTACCGCCGCCCCCACCACCAGCACCATTATTATCATTGAGCAGTCTGCATAAGACTGTGATATTTGTGACAGCTACATCTGGATTACCTTTAACTGTGACATCAGCTGCCATAACCACCTCTATGTTGCCATcactatcatcatcatcattaccaCCATTGGTACCATCACCACTGCTATCATCATCATTCTTCTTTGAAAGGATTAGTAGGGGCACTACTACTATTCAGTTGTCCCCAACAAAAAGTGTCGACTTTGAAGTATTACTGCTTGCTAGTTTGCAGACACCTGGTTTTGTTACAAAACCAACACTTTCATCAAGTCAAAAATCACTCTACCCTATCGCCACTGAGCCTACTCCAACTAGAGTTGATGCagcaacaatgacaacaggTCAACTGATGACTGAAACTCCAATGTTTGCTGAAGACATGACCACTGATACTTATGACAGTGGAAGTTCAGGTCAGGAAAGTAGCATTGAATTATTGCTTGTGTTGATTGGTGACAAATGttatctgtttgctttagATGATAAATATGCCGGCTGCTTTGCAAACGATACATCAAATGACATATATCTGTCTGGTTACGTGAAACCTAGGAGGTCGACAGCAGTTAGTGTGTCAACTTGCCAACAGGCTTGTGTCCTTGATGGTCATTCGTATGCTGCATACAGTAATGAATCTCGTTGCTTTTGTGGGAATAATCTACCATCCACAAAAGTTGAAGATTATTTTtgtaatgtggtgtgtggtgttgaTTGTGGCAGGTACAAATTCAGTAGTGTCTATACGACGGCTGATGTGTTAGCTGTTGCTTTATCTGTCACTGAGATTGTGACTCAATACGAAACAGTGACGTTTAGAATCAGTTCTCTAGTGAATGGGAAAATCAATGATACTTCCTTCCATTGGGATTTTGGAGATTTCAGGAGTGTGACAGTGACTACTACAGACATGGTGTTTCATCAATACATGATGCCAGGCAGTTACACTGTCCGATTAACTGCAATCGATGTGATTAAATTAGTGGCTGTTGATGAAGCTGCAGTCCGAGTGGTAGCTGAGCCTAAGTTGTTATTGGCTTTTGATAAGGTCATTAATTTGCAGAACTTTTCTGCAGTAGGGGACGCTTGGCTTCTTCAAGGAACTGACGTGTCAGTTAATTGGATTGTTGGAGATCATTCAGCACAAATACTGCAAATAGGTAAATTGTAACTGTTAATTGGTTGTTGTGACTGTCTATTGACTGTTAGTTCTTAGATGTTCCTGTGACATCCATGGGCTACATTGTAGATCAGACTTCAGATGCTGGAGCTGTGACTCACTTTGCATCATCTGTTAATGATCTTGGAGATGGACTCTATTCTCCATCTGATGTTTTTGTCTTACCTCATTCGATGGAGGTAAACAATGCTGGTATCCTGGAATCTGTGGAATTTGATGTCAGCAATGAATTattgaatttgttgttgtttcaaaATGATGGCAATATACAGATAAGATTTCAAGTGTATCGACCAGTCTGTGTTGAGTCAAGTACAATGTTGTTATCTTGTGATTTTGGAGGGTTACCATCGTGCTTTCCTATTACTAATGCAAGTTGTCCTGAACGCTTGGAAACTACTTCATATCGTTATCTTTCATATGTTCCTCGGTATACACTGATTGGTGTGGTAGGCATGAATGTTACTGCAACAAGAAGTGGGACCCATCATCTGGTGAAGTTGGGATCAAATGAGGAGATTGCAGTGAAGAGCGCAGATGTATTGGGATTTCAGTTCGGAGCAGTGGGAGATATCTTGCCTTTCCAAATTAAGACTGCTGCTTTAGGTGCAGACAGTGGGACGACTATAGTGCAACTGTCATTTGAAGATAAAGGCAATCGGTGGATTGAGGTTGGCGAACAAGCACCAGATTCAAAATttgtgtatattgatgtaGCAGCATTGTCAGTTAGAGTGTACATCCGTTTTCCTGTCGTCTTGGTTACTTCTACAGAGTTTGAGAAACGTTTGAAGACAGGAGATCATGGAGTTAATCAAAcagttgcttttgttgctatcaATGGGTTATATAGCGTGGAGCAGTCTGATGCAGTGGCCATTTATGATCCTGTTATGAACTTGTCTACTGCGTGTGCGGAATCGATATCTAACAATGCAGTGGCAGTGGCCTCAAATGAACTTTTTCATCTTGTTTTTACACTTGAACAAGGGACATCAGCTTCTTTTCTGTATAGATTGGGTAATGTTTCACATGGGAAATTGACATTCACAGAAAGAAGCAAGGACTATGTGTACTGTTATGACTCAAGACAAGTGTTTCTAAATAGCAGTGAGTTTCCTTTATCTGTTACGGTTCTCTTTCAGTTGGCATCGGTTGGAACGTACGAACTGCATGGGTATGCAATCAACCCAGTGAGTGTCAGTGATGAAGTCCGTCTCAAAATTATTGTACAAGATAAAATTGTATTGCCCATTGTTATAGCTTCTGGTATGAAATTCTTATCATCGGGCCACGACCACGTATTATTTGTGGCCAAAGGTAAAGAGCAATTTTTTGAAGTGACAGCTACTGCAGGCACTGCGCTGTGGTACACCTGGCATATGGATACATATGAAGTGTtgacaagttcaagtcagaTAAATCACACGTTTACTGTGGCTGAAGCGGTCTTGATGGGTGTTCTCATTAAAAATGATGTGAGCTCTGAATTAATCACGGTGATGGTAGTTGTTCAAGAGCCAGTTTTTGGAATCAAAATAGTTCCAAATGGAggttttgtttgtgtcaatGAATCAGTAGCTATTTTGGTTTTGTTAAATTTTGGTTCCGATGTGTTCTATCGATGGACATTTGAGCATTCTGGAACTCAAGACATATATCTATTTAATCCAGTGGAAGATGGCAGACAAGCGGGTGATTTGTATAACTACACTTTTAGACATGAAGGCAGCTATGCATTAATAGTAGATGCATTCAACAATGTTTCTTCAGTCTCAATGCTTGCACACTTCACTGCTTTCCAGAAGGTTTCGCTGGTCATTAATATTGTCTCTGTGGTGAAATTAGGAACGTTTATTGACTTTGATGTTGTCATTGAAGGAGCACCAGCAAATTTGACAGTCATCAGTGGCAACCAATCAGAAACATTTGTGAATGCCATATCTGGAACCTTCACGACCAGTATTGCTTTGTACTCGGTGGGTAATCAGACAGTTGTGCTAGAGGCCATTAATCCAGTGTCATCAACAACTGAGGTTGTGTTTCTGCAAGTAGAAGAGACTGCTATTACCACCTCTATGCTGTCATCACTATCATCATCTTTGTCACCACTGCTACTACCACTAgcatcaccaccaccatcgTTATCAGGCAGCCGACTGGAAAGTCTGATATTTGTGTCCTCTACATCTCCAACTGTAACATCAGCATCTATTACCACCTCtatgttgtcatcatcattagCATCATCAACACCACTGCTGTTACTACCGCctcctccaccaccaccattagtattattatcattaaGGAGTCTGCATGAAACTCTGATATTTGTGTCATCTACATCTGGATTATCCCCAACTGTAACATCAGCAGCCATTACCACCTCTATGTCATcactatcatcatcatcattaccaTCACTACCACCATCGTCAGGCAGCCAACTGAAAACTCTTATATTTGTGTCGTCTACATCTGGATTATCCCCAACTGTAACATCAGCATCTACCAACTCTATGTTGTCACCACAACCAGTATCATTAACACCACTCTTGCTGCTACctcctccaccaccaccattagtattattatcattaaGCAGTCTGCATGAAACTCTGGTATTTGTGTCATCTACATCTGGATTATCTCCATCTGTGTCATCAACTGTTATTACCACCTCTATGTTGTCATCAGTATCATCATCAGTACCACCACTGTTACTATCATTACCATTGGCATCACCAACATCATCATCAGGCAGCCGACTGGAAACTGTGATATTTATGTCGTCTACATCTGGAATATCCCCAACTGTGACATTAGCAGCCATTACCATTTCTATGTCATTgccatcgtcatcatcaacaCCACTGCTGCTAGtaccgccaccaccaccaccagcacCATTATTATCATTAAGCAGTCTGCATAAGACTGTGATATTTGTGTCAACTACATCTGGATTACCTCCAACTGTGACATCAGCTGCTATTACCACGTCTATGTTGTCATCActatcatcaccatcatcattaCTATCATTGGTACTaccaccatcaccactactatcatcatcattatcctTTGAAAGGATTAGTACGAGCACTACTACTATTCAGTTGTCCCCAACAAGAAGTGTCGATTTTGGAGTATCACTGCTTGCTAGTTTGCAGACACCTGGTTTTGTTACAAAACCAACACTTTCATCAAGTCAAAAATCACTCTACCCTATCGCCACTGAGCCTACTCCAACTAGAGTTGatgcaacaacaatgacaacaggTCAACTGATGACTGAAACTCCAACGTTTGCTGAAGACATGACCACTGATACTTATGACAGTGGAAGTTCAGGTCAGGAAAGTAGCATTGAATTATTGCTTGTGTTGATTGGTGACAAATGttatctgtttgctttagATGATAAATATGCCGGCTGCTTTGCAAACGATACATCAAATGACATATATCTGTCTGGTTACGTGAAACCTAGGAGGTCGACAGCAGTTAGTGTGTCAACTTGCCAACAGGCTTGTGTCCTTGATGGTCATTCGTATGCTGCATACAGTAATGAATCTCGTTGCTTTTGTGGGAATAATCTACCATCCACAAAAGTTGAAGATTATTTTtgtaatgtggtgtgtggtgttgaTTGTGGCAGGTACAAATTCAGTAGTGTCTATACGACGGCTGATGTGTTAGCTGTTGCTTTATCTGTCACTGAGATTGTGACTCAATACGAAACAGTGACGTTTAGAATCAGTTCTCTAGTGAATGGGAAAATCAATGATACTTCCTTCCATTGGGATTTTGGAGATTTCAGGAGTGTGACAGTGACTACTACAGACATGGTGTTTCATCAATACATGATGCCAGGCAGTTACACTGTCCGATTAACTGCAATCGATGTGATTAAATTAGTGGCTGTTGATGAAGCTGCAGTCCGAGTGGTAGCTGAGCCTAAGTTGTTATTGGCTTTTGATAAGGTCATTAATTTGCAGAACTTTTCTGCAGTAGGGGACGCTTGGCTTCTTCAAGGAACTGACGTGTCAGTTAATTGGATTGTTGGAGATCATTCAGCACAAATACTGCAAATAGGTAAATTGTAACTGTTAATTGGTTGTTGTGACTGTCTATTGACTGTTAGTTCTTAGATGTTCCTGTGACATCCATGGGCTACATTGTAGATCAGACTTCAGATGCTGGAGCTGTGACTCACTTTGCATCATCTGTTAATGATCTTGGAGATGGACTCTATTCTCCATCTGATGTTTTTGTCTTACCTCATTCGATGGAGGTAAACAATGCTGGTATCCTGGAATCTGTGGAATTTGATGTCAGCAATGAATTattgaatttgttgttgtttcaaaATGATGGCAATATACAGATAAGATTTCAAGTGTATCGACCAGTCTGTGTTGAGTCAAGTACAATGTTGTTATCTTGTGATTTTGGAGGGTTACCATCGTGCTTTCCTATTACTAATGCAAGTTGTCCTGAACGCTTGGAAACTACTTCATATCGTTATCTTTCATATGTTCCTCGGTATACACTGATTGGTGTGGTAGGCATGAATGTTACTGCAACAAGAAGTGGGACCCATCATCTGGTGAAGTTGGGATCAAATGAGGAGATTGCAGTGAAGAGCGCAGATGTATTGGGATTTCAGTTCGGAGCAGTGGGAGATATCTTGCCTTTCCAAATTAAGACTGCTGCTTTAGGTGCAGACAGTGGGACGACTATAGTGCAACTGTCATTTGAAGATAAAGGCAATCGGTGGATTGAGGTTGGCGAACAAGCACCAGATTCAAAATttgtgtatattgatgtaGCAGCATTGTCAGTTAGAGTGTACATCCGTTTTCCTGTCGTCTTGGTTACTTCTACAGAGTTTGAGAAACGTTTGAAGACAGGAGATCATGGAGTTAATCAAAcagttgcttttgttgctatcaATGGGTTATATAGCGTGGAGCAGTCTGATGCAGTGGCCATTTATGATCCTGTTATGAACTTGTCTACTGCGTGTGCGGAATCGATATCTAACAATGCAGTGGCAGTGGCCTCAAATGAACTTTTTCATCTTGTTTTTACACTTGAACAAGGGACATCAGCTTCTTTTCTGTATAGATTGGGTAATGTTTCACATGGGAAATTGACATTCACAGAAAGAAGCAAGGACTATGTGAACTGTTATGACTCAAGACAAGTGTTTCTAAATAGCAGTGAGTTTCCTTTATCTGTTACGGTTCCCTTTCAGTTGGCATCGGTTGGAACGTACGAACTGCATGGGTATGCAATCAACCCTGTGAGTGTCAGTGATGAAGTCCGTCTCAAAATTATTGTACAAGATAAAATTGTAATGCCCATTGTTATAGCTTCTGGTATGAAATTCTTATCATCGGGCCACGACCACGTATTATTTGTGGCCAAAGGTAAAGAGCAATTTTTTGAAGTGACAGCTACTGCAGGCACTGCGCTGTGGTACACCTGGCATATGGATACATATGAAGTGTtgacaagttcaagtcagaTAAATCACACGTTTACTGTGGCTGAAGCGGTCTTGATGGGTGTTCTCATTAAAAATGATGTGAGCTCTGAATTAATCACGGTGATGGTAGTTGTTCAAGAGCCAGTTTTTGGAATCAAAATAGTTCCAAATGGAggttttgtttgtgtcaatGAATCAGTAGCTATTTTGGTTTTGTTAAATTTTGGTTCCGATGTGTTCTATCGATGGACATTTGAGCATTCTGGAACTCAAGACATATATCTATTTAATCCAGTGGAAGATGGCAGACAAGCGGGTGATTTGTATAACTACACTTTTAGACATGAAGGCAGCTATGCATTAATAGTAGATGCATTCAACAATGTTTCTTCAGTCTCAATGCTTGCACACTTCACTGCTTTCCAGAAGGTTTCGCTGGTCATTAATATTGTCTCTGTGGTGAAATTAGGAACGTTTATTGACTTTGATGTTGTCATTGAAGGAGCACCAGCAAATTTGACAGTCATCAGTGGCAACCAATCAGAAACATTTGTGAATGCCATATCTGGAACCTTCACGACCAGTATTGCTTTGTACTCGGTGGGTAATCAGACAGTTGTGCTAGAGGCCATTAATCCAGTGTCATCAACAACTGAGGTTGTGTTCCTGCAAGTAGAAGAGACTGTTAACATCACCGGTTTTATATTTAACCAGGTGCAGTCAGTGGAGGAGAATTTAGTAGTTTCTGCTATTGTTGCTGCTGGAAGTAATCTGTTGTTTCGGTGGGATATAAATGGCACTatcattaaattaattgaccCAGTTTTGACGTTTGATCACTTTGGGACAGGAGTCTACTTCGTCACTATGACAGCTTCCAATGCTTTAGATCAGCAGACTTTTGAAGTTGGAACTGTGCTTGTTGTGGCAGCAGACAGTTGTGTATTTATTCCGTGTGCAAATGGTGGGAGTTGTGAGCTAATAGGGTATGAATATCACTGCATTTGCCCATTTGGATGGGATGAAGAAAGATGTCTGACAGGTGAGACAAGATGCATGACATCAGGAAGTGACTTTGATATGTGATGTGTTTGGATACAGACTGTGAATTTGCATGTatgttgtgtatgcatgtaacGTTGCCCAATAGTCAGCCGTGATGTaggttttttgtttgtcataGTTTATTTGTTATGTGTTAATTGCTCACACCGTTGGTTGCATGTCCCTTGTGGTACTTTTGCTGATGAGAATTTGTCGGAGTCACAGAATGTTGCACTTTCTGTTTGCATGGGTATGAATTTAGTTATAACAGACATATTCTGTGGCTACAGTTTCAGCAACCCCGGGTgttttgtcagtcagttttATTTGTCCGGCAATCACTGGTCAATACTGGGTCACAG
This genomic window contains:
- the LOC134184003 gene encoding RNA-binding protein cabeza-like, which gives rise to MTADVTVGDNPDGEDTNIRVSCRLLINDSNNDGGGGGGGGSSSSGVNDSDGDDNINVVMDADITVGDNSDPEETNIKVSNWLPDDGNGDDASGSSSNGNDDDTDNKLALVKAADVIVGDNSDVDGINIRVSCRLLNDNNGGGGGGGCSSSSGDGDDNIEMVITADVTVGDNPDVDDTKIRVSNWLPDDGGGGGGGGGSGANEEETEVVMVLADDVIVGDTSNVDKTNIKLSHWRPVNAGRQEHKKLSL
- the LOC134184002 gene encoding leucine-rich repeat and death domain-containing protein 1-like, which gives rise to MLSLLIPVFFFVLAHRGVCVPNASLVCNTYIQTAGEDFTTNCSHMGLTYLPSGTNLSTTVLDLSHNYLTHVPPGLVDLKNLAELYLHDNLIEEVNTLSGLLGGLTTLTLHDNPVDCNCDLRSFLVSLHELETEILQDLSTCSKPVVLREWRDMHK
- the LOC134184004 gene encoding uncharacterized protein LOC134184004 — encoded protein: MSSTSGISPTVTSAAITISVSLLSSPSTPVLLLPPPPPPAPLLSLSSLHKTVIFVTATSGLPLTVTSAAITTSMLPSLSSSSLPPLVPSPLLSSSFFFERISRGTTTIQLSPTKSVDFEVLLLASLQTPGFVTKPTLSSSQKSLYPIATEPTPTRVDAATMTTGQLMTETPMFAEDMTTDTYDSGSSDDKYAGCFANDTSNDIYLSGYVKPRRSTAVSVSTCQQACVLDGHSYAAYSNESRCFCGNNLPSTKVEDYFCNVVCGVDCGRYKFSSVYTTADVLAVALSVTEIVTQYETVTFRISSLVNGKINDTSFHWDFGDFRSVTVTTTDMVFHQYMMPGSYTVRLTAIDVIKLVAVDEAAVRVVAEPKLLLAFDKVINLQNFSAVGDAWLLQGTDVSVNWIVGDHSAQILQIDVPVTSMGYIVDQTSDAGAVTHFASSVNDLGDGLYSPSDVFVLPHSMEVNNAGILESVEFDVSNELLNLLLFQNDGNIQIRFQVYRPVCVESSTMLLSCDFGGLPSCFPITNASCPERLETTSYRYLSYVPRYTLIGVVGMNVTATRSGTHHLVKLGSNEEIAVKSADVLGFQFGAVGDILPFQIKTAALGADSGTTIVQLSFEDKGNRWIEVGEQAPDSKFVYIDVAALSVRVYIRFPVVLVTSTEFEKRLKTGDHGVNQTVAFVAINGLYSVEQSDAVAIYDPVMNLSTACAESISNNAVAVASNELFHLVFTLEQGTSASFLYRLGNVSHGKLTFTERSKDYVYCYDSRQVFLNSSEFPLSVTVLFQLASVGTYELHGYAINPVSVSDEVRLKIIVQDKIVLPIVIASGMKFLSSGHDHVLFVAKGKEQFFEVTATAGTALWYTWHMDTYEVLTSSSQINHTFTVAEAVLMGVLIKNDVSSELITVMVVVQEPVFGIKIVPNGGFVCVNESVAILVLLNFGSDVFYRWTFEHSGTQDIYLFNPVEDGRQAGDLYNYTFRHEGSYALIVDAFNNVSSVSMLAHFTAFQKVSLVINIVSVVKLGTFIDFDVVIEGAPANLTVISGNQSETFVNAISGTFTTSIALYSVGNQTVVLEAINPVSSTTEVVFLQVEETAITTSMLSSLSSSLSPLLLPLASPPPSLSGSRLESLIFVSSTSPTVTSASITTSMLSSSLASSTPLLLLPPPPPPPLVLLSLRSLHETLIFVSSTSGLSPTVTSAAITTSMSSLSSSSLPSLPPSSGSQLKTLIFVSSTSGLSPTVTSASTNSMLSPQPVSLTPLLLLPPPPPPLVLLSLSSLHETLVFVSSTSGLSPSVSSTVITTSMLSSVSSSVPPLLLSLPLASPTSSSGSRLETVIFMSSTSGISPTVTLAAITISMSLPSSSSTPLLLVPPPPPPAPLLSLSSLHKTVIFVSTTSGLPPTVTSAAITTSMLSSLSSPSSLLSLVLPPSPLLSSSLSFERISTSTTTIQLSPTRSVDFGVSLLASLQTPGFVTKPTLSSSQKSLYPIATEPTPTRVDATTMTTGQLMTETPTFAEDMTTDTYDSGSSDDKYAGCFANDTSNDIYLSGYVKPRRSTAVSVSTCQQACVLDGHSYAAYSNESRCFCGNNLPSTKVEDYFCNVVCGVDCGRYKFSSVYTTADVLAVALSVTEIVTQYETVTFRISSLVNGKINDTSFHWDFGDFRSVTVTTTDMVFHQYMMPGSYTVRLTAIDVIKLVAVDEAAVRVVAEPKLLLAFDKVINLQNFSAVGDAWLLQGTDVSVNWIVGDHSAQILQIDVPVTSMGYIVDQTSDAGAVTHFASSVNDLGDGLYSPSDVFVLPHSMEVNNAGILESVEFDVSNELLNLLLFQNDGNIQIRFQVYRPVCVESSTMLLSCDFGGLPSCFPITNASCPERLETTSYRYLSYVPRYTLIGVVGMNVTATRSGTHHLVKLGSNEEIAVKSADVLGFQFGAVGDILPFQIKTAALGADSGTTIVQLSFEDKGNRWIEVGEQAPDSKFVYIDVAALSVRVYIRFPVVLVTSTEFEKRLKTGDHGVNQTVAFVAINGLYSVEQSDAVAIYDPVMNLSTACAESISNNAVAVASNELFHLVFTLEQGTSASFLYRLGNVSHGKLTFTERSKDYVNCYDSRQVFLNSSEFPLSVTVPFQLASVGTYELHGYAINPVSVSDEVRLKIIVQDKIVMPIVIASGMKFLSSGHDHVLFVAKGKEQFFEVTATAGTALWYTWHMDTYEVLTSSSQINHTFTVAEAVLMGVLIKNDVSSELITVMVVVQEPVFGIKIVPNGGFVCVNESVAILVLLNFGSDVFYRWTFEHSGTQDIYLFNPVEDGRQAGDLYNYTFRHEGSYALIVDAFNNVSSVSMLAHFTAFQKVSLVINIVSVVKLGTFIDFDVVIEGAPANLTVISGNQSETFVNAISGTFTTSIALYSVGNQTVVLEAINPVSSTTEVVFLQVEETVNITGFIFNQVQSVEENLVVSAIVAAGSNLLFRWDINGTIIKLIDPVLTFDHFGTGVYFVTMTASNALDQQTFEVGTVLVVAADSCVFIPCANGGSCELIGYEYHCICPFGWDEERCLTVSATPGVLSVSFICPAITGQYWVTECQVDSVLNAQSHLDVPLYYWDFGDSSTGFLYGTTTVGHVFSVPGNYTVRLTLWANSQIAHYESTVVVIGFPKLNLEVPMVISSEDNVSALTTSLLYRGSDIEVVWSVDGSNVSNYYVPGVVLSTVGMEDYNDISWVANSTAVVSDEGSVLNSSEVYLAVQHGEVKHSGVLEAIEFTVSSKVIQAASVGSVQQQWMMRFQVYRPQCRLPGTVLFSCPDQRGLRSCYPMNKAICPSRNITEPTYRYLSDVPSYVLVGEAVVNLMSLGNTSHNMLILNNSEAILVEPGDVLGYQVDMIPGSFVDMLKSNHKRNVTMVRVLLASEGLVRYPNVGDEITLTEFEYELKHLVYVRVFVTSSVPLRLPDEVQDLLATRHGVQRVISITASNRLGIAQATSVVAVYDPIQNLSYVCPFQLLNGLVALPTISKAVTVVFRLDAGTTTTLHYSSQNVSGSASFVDGVSTNLCSGLVYREFGLFAFITFNASEARTINMTVYATNLLGSSTPLGVIIVMQDAVSSVSLLVDDMLVTSGLVTTVSTAQNVTLSAATEGGTAVEYCWRIIGNSTVVERNGIVFIHSFEEPGDYQVELVVKNFVSSVLTTGSIQAQNEIRGLRILPIRLYVSVNETVVFERYVTSGSHLRFNWSFTHELTGHKDSYFHIHKGSQHYRFVKEGLYHIQLITNNDISGPAISFRSVVVIPKIEHLEVKALSSATVNTGVQVNVSFTGAMVNVTVMAGNETRFFSNLNSRKIQALFTFVEIGVYVVNVTALNPVTSPQTTFQVIVVDRKPDVALIVPERVLSATGKQVVVTASVSADVFATFEWLLELLFKATILIHFCCWNPKDP